A genomic region of Gemmatimonas sp. contains the following coding sequences:
- a CDS encoding diguanylate cyclase, giving the protein MSRQAETRRPKLALLADAPLVPVTSSEGELLLEEGQAAERRGQRAEARALYERALASLRTEADGRRASMILRWIARTHVGDAQMDAALECLNAAVTMAEACGDESAAGSAINIQAVVHWQLGDLDEAERLYLTARTRALRAGDAKLAAMTAQNLGVIANVRGDLAEARRHYEASLEEYRALGSAKDMIGALNNLGLLHTHAQDWAAAEYAFGEAVRISDVQHDTSARMLLDVNLAEMWVARQDFGRAHAAVQHAMDLAVHSGDGSSMGQVSKLLGVIARETGDPTDAEEHFRRAEEIAETRQDVLLQAEVAREAGELARRKGQNKDVLRHLNRAHRLFGQLRARRDLADIDRRNSQLEAEFLQVARRWGESIEAKDRYTQGHCLRVADLACAMAADLGMANQDLFWFRIGALLHDVGKLVIPEEVLNKAGKLTDAEWALMRSHTTAGVEILAGVEFPWDVLPIIRSHHEKWDGTGYPDQLRGEAIPLVARILCVADVYDALTSTRSYKRAFTHEEAVDIMRRDVGTMFDPAVFTSFERVVSTRAARAEPEVAAPVSHEPPPTPALVAELDDLTGLPLRRAFREAAERVLDARRTTERPVSLLVMDIDHFKLVNDAFGHLQGDDTLRMVAALLQQVARASDFIARYAGDELVALLPGSTLEEAVAVAERLRAVVAGASCARRDGSPDPVRVTLSIGVASAPAHGQSLDQLFAAADGALYSAKRRGRNAVAVASSVTAARDAVLLLDGFVGRHAERQRLRRLLDAAASGAPQVVAVVGEAGIGKSTLLRQLGPEISVRAGALLVGRCLEADVRPPYGPWADVIGAIHALGIVPTRAWRELGRLVPALGAATDRSETGAAPPAARYTLMHEIEEYLTAAAAERPLVIVLDDMHWGDRETWDVLELLVPRLSGQRLLVCLALRREDIPADITQRRARLSRHECVSELTLGRLSREELEHWLRTALGGRPLDSALIDYVAEHTEGNPLFAVQALQMLLEEGGLSFDDGGWRYHPHPDRPMPTAVRELLTRRLARLSDAAREVLTAAAIVGSRFDADLLLAATTRDEEAVIDALDEGVRTQVLTSCAPYGLTTYEFTHGLLADVLRRSGNPLRMRRIHERVARLLASRPASAPADIAAHFDKAGCGPEALSHALRAADRAMAVYAFDAAATCLTLAARHTVTPVECAEVAWRQATLEETVGRYEDAERRCGSLLTDHEGGAAEIGVARKARRMVQRLRLLRGASAADVCASCEQLYDAALAAEDHAEAVTLLMMLSQVHSRLGNDAEAKRTADAAVTVARTLGDTALLADAIMRQGSAVLTTAPADTVRHYRQALDLFRQRQDRRGQLRGQINIGVACDRAGNHPAAELAYASALEIGTEVKAADLTALASMNLGVLLMKLGRFEEASHRFEQTLRSMSAAHHEPHRLGALYNLAHLARERGDAAGATELYSAAIQLARQLGQLDIHAGATCGIGLAELTLGHVASARAQLQAAQAILDGREQWFQGRELFVALAVRLQLAAGAADDAVQVLCDALAVADRFDSYAAVWLAAECATAMHTVGTPPDRWQEVVARYTVNARALGYAPLLDRLVGTQSAQRGPEGGLADSGSSSGRFAA; this is encoded by the coding sequence GTGAGCCGCCAGGCGGAGACGCGACGCCCGAAGCTGGCCCTGTTGGCCGACGCGCCCCTGGTGCCGGTCACCTCGAGCGAGGGCGAGCTCCTGCTCGAGGAAGGACAGGCTGCCGAACGACGCGGGCAGCGCGCGGAGGCCCGGGCCCTGTACGAACGGGCGCTCGCGTCGCTCCGCACCGAAGCCGACGGACGACGGGCCTCGATGATCCTCCGCTGGATCGCCCGCACGCATGTAGGCGACGCACAGATGGACGCGGCGCTCGAATGCCTGAACGCCGCGGTCACGATGGCCGAGGCCTGTGGCGACGAAAGCGCCGCCGGCAGTGCCATCAACATTCAGGCGGTCGTGCACTGGCAGCTGGGCGACCTCGATGAGGCCGAGCGCCTGTACCTCACCGCGCGGACGCGCGCGCTCCGGGCGGGCGATGCGAAGCTGGCCGCGATGACCGCGCAGAACCTCGGGGTCATCGCCAACGTGCGCGGTGATCTCGCAGAGGCTCGCCGGCACTACGAGGCGAGCCTCGAGGAGTATCGCGCGCTCGGATCGGCGAAGGACATGATCGGCGCCCTCAACAACCTGGGGCTGCTGCACACCCACGCGCAGGACTGGGCGGCGGCGGAGTATGCCTTCGGGGAGGCGGTCCGGATCAGCGACGTCCAGCATGACACGAGCGCGCGCATGCTGCTCGATGTGAACCTCGCGGAGATGTGGGTGGCGCGGCAGGACTTCGGGCGCGCTCACGCCGCCGTCCAGCACGCCATGGACCTCGCCGTTCACTCCGGCGACGGCAGCTCCATGGGACAGGTGAGCAAGCTCCTGGGGGTCATCGCGCGCGAAACGGGGGACCCGACGGACGCCGAGGAGCACTTCCGTCGCGCCGAGGAGATCGCGGAGACGCGTCAGGACGTACTGTTGCAGGCCGAGGTGGCCCGTGAGGCCGGTGAGCTCGCCCGGCGCAAAGGGCAGAACAAGGACGTCCTCCGGCACCTGAATCGGGCCCATCGCCTGTTCGGGCAGCTGCGCGCCCGCCGGGACCTGGCCGACATTGACCGACGCAATAGCCAGCTCGAGGCCGAGTTCCTGCAGGTGGCGCGGCGCTGGGGTGAATCGATCGAAGCCAAGGACCGCTACACGCAGGGCCATTGCCTGCGCGTGGCCGACCTGGCCTGCGCGATGGCCGCGGATCTGGGGATGGCGAATCAGGACCTCTTCTGGTTCCGCATCGGCGCGCTGCTGCATGACGTGGGCAAGCTTGTCATTCCCGAAGAGGTGCTGAACAAGGCGGGGAAGCTGACCGACGCCGAGTGGGCGCTCATGCGGAGCCATACCACGGCGGGGGTGGAGATCCTCGCCGGCGTGGAGTTCCCGTGGGACGTGCTGCCCATCATTCGCTCGCATCATGAGAAGTGGGACGGTACCGGCTACCCCGATCAGCTCCGGGGCGAGGCGATTCCGCTCGTTGCCCGCATCCTGTGCGTGGCCGATGTCTACGATGCGCTGACCAGCACACGCAGCTACAAGCGGGCGTTCACGCACGAGGAGGCGGTCGACATCATGCGGCGCGATGTCGGCACAATGTTCGACCCGGCCGTCTTCACGTCGTTCGAACGGGTGGTCTCAACGCGGGCGGCCCGTGCGGAGCCTGAGGTCGCGGCCCCGGTGTCCCACGAGCCCCCGCCGACACCGGCGCTGGTCGCGGAGCTCGACGATCTGACGGGGCTGCCGCTGCGTCGGGCCTTTCGCGAGGCGGCCGAGCGGGTGCTGGACGCGCGTCGGACCACCGAACGCCCGGTGTCGCTGCTGGTCATGGACATCGATCACTTCAAGCTGGTGAATGATGCCTTCGGGCACCTGCAGGGGGACGATACGCTCCGGATGGTCGCGGCGCTGCTGCAGCAGGTCGCGCGCGCCAGCGACTTCATCGCCCGGTATGCGGGTGACGAGCTGGTGGCGCTCCTGCCGGGGAGCACCCTCGAGGAGGCAGTCGCCGTGGCGGAGCGGCTGCGGGCGGTCGTGGCGGGCGCGTCCTGCGCCCGACGCGATGGGTCGCCGGATCCGGTGCGGGTGACGCTGTCGATCGGCGTCGCCTCGGCCCCGGCCCATGGGCAATCGCTCGACCAATTGTTCGCCGCCGCCGACGGGGCGCTGTACAGCGCGAAGCGCCGCGGTCGCAATGCGGTCGCCGTCGCCAGCTCCGTGACTGCCGCGCGTGATGCCGTGCTACTCCTCGACGGCTTCGTTGGCCGCCACGCGGAGCGGCAGCGGCTGCGCCGCTTGCTCGACGCGGCCGCCAGCGGCGCGCCGCAGGTGGTCGCGGTCGTGGGCGAAGCGGGGATTGGCAAGTCAACGCTGTTGCGCCAGCTCGGTCCGGAGATCAGCGTGCGCGCCGGGGCACTGCTGGTGGGACGCTGCCTCGAGGCCGATGTGCGGCCCCCCTACGGACCGTGGGCCGACGTGATCGGGGCCATCCACGCCCTCGGCATCGTGCCGACGCGCGCGTGGCGCGAGCTCGGTCGGCTGGTGCCGGCGCTGGGCGCGGCGACCGATCGGTCGGAGACCGGCGCGGCACCACCAGCAGCCCGCTATACGCTCATGCACGAGATCGAGGAGTATCTCACCGCGGCGGCCGCCGAGCGGCCGTTGGTGATCGTGCTCGACGATATGCACTGGGGCGACCGCGAAACATGGGACGTGCTCGAGCTGCTGGTGCCACGCCTGTCCGGTCAACGCCTGCTGGTCTGCCTCGCCCTGCGCCGCGAGGATATCCCGGCGGACATCACGCAACGGCGGGCCCGCCTGTCGCGGCACGAGTGCGTCAGCGAACTGACGCTGGGTCGCCTGTCGCGCGAGGAACTCGAGCACTGGTTGCGCACCGCCCTCGGCGGTCGCCCGCTCGATTCGGCACTGATCGACTATGTGGCGGAACACACCGAGGGGAACCCGCTGTTTGCCGTGCAGGCGCTGCAGATGCTGCTCGAGGAGGGCGGGCTGTCATTCGACGATGGGGGATGGCGGTATCACCCCCACCCGGACCGACCGATGCCGACTGCCGTGCGCGAGTTGCTCACCCGGCGGCTTGCGCGATTGTCCGATGCCGCGCGGGAGGTGCTCACTGCCGCCGCGATTGTCGGCAGCCGGTTCGACGCCGACCTACTGCTCGCGGCCACCACGCGCGACGAGGAGGCGGTCATCGATGCCCTCGACGAAGGTGTGCGTACGCAAGTGCTCACGTCGTGCGCCCCATACGGCCTCACCACGTACGAGTTCACGCACGGGCTGCTGGCGGACGTGCTCCGCCGTTCAGGGAATCCGCTGCGCATGCGGCGCATCCACGAGCGCGTGGCGCGGCTGCTCGCCTCCCGCCCGGCGTCGGCCCCCGCCGACATCGCCGCCCACTTCGACAAGGCGGGGTGTGGCCCCGAGGCGCTCAGTCATGCCCTGCGCGCTGCCGATCGGGCCATGGCGGTGTATGCCTTCGATGCCGCGGCGACCTGCCTGACGCTGGCTGCACGGCACACGGTGACCCCCGTGGAGTGCGCCGAAGTGGCCTGGCGCCAGGCGACGCTCGAGGAAACCGTGGGACGCTACGAGGACGCTGAGCGACGCTGCGGGTCGCTGCTCACCGACCACGAAGGGGGCGCGGCAGAGATCGGCGTCGCCCGAAAGGCCCGCCGCATGGTGCAGCGCCTGCGCCTGCTGCGTGGTGCCTCGGCGGCCGACGTGTGTGCCAGCTGCGAGCAGCTGTACGACGCGGCGCTCGCCGCGGAGGATCACGCGGAGGCGGTCACGCTGCTGATGATGCTGTCGCAGGTACACAGCCGGTTGGGAAACGATGCCGAAGCCAAGCGCACGGCGGACGCGGCGGTGACCGTAGCCCGCACGTTGGGCGACACCGCCCTGCTGGCGGACGCCATCATGCGCCAGGGCTCTGCCGTGCTGACCACGGCCCCGGCCGATACCGTGCGCCACTATCGCCAGGCACTCGACCTGTTCCGGCAGCGTCAGGACCGGCGCGGTCAGTTGCGCGGCCAGATCAACATCGGCGTGGCCTGTGACCGGGCCGGAAATCACCCGGCCGCCGAGCTGGCCTACGCCAGCGCGCTCGAGATCGGCACCGAGGTGAAGGCCGCCGACCTCACGGCGCTGGCGTCCATGAACCTCGGCGTGCTCCTCATGAAGCTGGGGCGCTTTGAGGAGGCGAGCCACCGTTTCGAGCAGACGTTACGGAGCATGAGCGCCGCGCATCACGAACCACACCGGCTGGGTGCGCTGTACAATCTCGCGCACCTGGCGCGCGAGCGCGGCGACGCAGCCGGCGCCACCGAGCTGTACAGCGCGGCGATCCAGCTGGCGCGCCAGCTCGGGCAGCTCGACATTCACGCGGGGGCGACCTGCGGCATCGGGCTCGCCGAGCTGACCCTCGGGCACGTTGCCTCGGCCCGTGCACAGCTGCAGGCCGCGCAGGCGATTCTCGATGGGCGTGAGCAGTGGTTCCAGGGACGCGAACTGTTCGTGGCCCTCGCGGTACGGCTGCAGCTCGCGGCGGGGGCA